The Flavobacteriales bacterium genome contains the following window.
CTGGACGTCGCCGACGCAATCGCCCACGAGCACCCGCTCCCACGTCTCTGCACCGACGGGCCGCATGAGCACGACCTTGCCAACCTGATCGCAATCGGTTGTCGCCGCGTAACCGGCAACAGTCTGCCAGTCGTCCGGCGGCGTGTTGCGCCACCAGTCGTTGGCGAACCGATGGGCGACAACCCCCTCGAACACGCCGGGGTCATAGCGCGAGACGTAGCCGGTTTGTGGCGACGTCCTCGGCGCAACGAGCGCGGCCAGCAGCATGGCCGCAGGCAACAGGCGGCTCATCGCGTCACCTCCCTCCTGCCCTGACACGCCATGACGGCACCTCCCACAACCGCGCCGACAGCCTGACGACCAGCCGCTGAAGCCGGGCGATGGTGGCGTCTTTCGTCTCGTCGGGGCCGTCTGCGCCGGAGAGCGTCACGGCGAGGGCCTGGGATATTGTCGATTTACTCATAATGTCTCCATTCCCGGATGTGCCCGGCTGACGAACGTCGCCATTTCCGGTTTCCATCCGATAGTGACACTGCCCGTTGCCCCGTCGCGGTTTTTGGCAATGATGACCTCAGCGTCGGTAACAGGGGCGGTATCGTCGTAATAGCTGTCGCGGTGGATAAAGAGCACGGCATAGGCGTTTTCCTCGATTTGCCCGGACTGTCGCAAATCCGAGAGCATAGGCCGCTTGATTGCCCGCGCGTCAACGCCCCGGTTCAGTTGCGCCAGTGTCAATCCCACCACGTTGAGCGACTTATAGATGTTGGCGAGGTCAATTGCGATAGCGCCCAGGTCTTGCACCTCATTGCCGGTCGGCTGGTTGGCCGGCATGATGTGCATATGGTCAACAATCACCATGTCGAGGCCGTGGGCGGCGAAGATACGCGAGGCGCGGGCGCGTACATCCGACGGCCGTATGCCCGCCGTCGCGTCGATGTAGATACTGCTATCGGCCAGCTTACCCCCGGCCTTCATGACGAGCGCCTGATCCTGGGTGGATAGTTCCCGCCGTCGGGCCGGTTTCAGGCGTTCCACGGGGATGCGTGTCATGAGTGATACGAGCCGGTTTGTGATTTGCTCCTGACTCATCTCCAGGCTGAATAGCAGCACCCGCTTGCCCTGTTTCATGGCCGCGTGCAGGGCGATGCCCAGCGCCAGTGACGACTTGCCCATCGACGTGCGCCCGGCAATGAGGTATTGATGCGGCCGCTCAAACCCGCCGAGGAAGCGGTCAAGGTCAAGAAGGCCGCTGCCGATAATGCGCGGCGTATCGGTTGACACGACATCGGCCATGAAGCTGTCGATGTAGTCGCTCATGTATCGCCGGGGTGATAGGACGGTTCCCCGATTGGCATTGTTGCCGGCGTCGAATACGGCCGCCTCTGCGGAGGCGAACGCCTCATCAATCGGCAGAGCCTGGTTGTAGGCGACTTTGGCGACTTGTCCGGCGGCGTGAATCAGACGGCGGCGGGCGGCTTTCTCGGCCACGATACCGGCGTAGTGGGCGACGTTGATCGACGTGGGGACGGTATTCAGAAGGTCAAGGATATAGGGCTGATCGCCGCTATCCTCCAGCCGCTCGATACGCCGCAATTCTGCGGACAGGGTCAACAGGTCAAGCGGCTCACTGCGGCCGTACAGGTTGCCGATGGCCTCGTAAATCCATTGATGCGGCGGCCGGTAGAAACTGGTCGGCTCCAGGATTTCGGCCACGTCGTAATAGGCGTCAGGGTCGATGAGCAATGAGCCAAGCACGGCTTGCTCCGCCTCCACGTCACACGGGGGCTGATATTCGTCGATATTCATTGCCTAAATTCCTCTTGAGATAGTCGGTGTCTTTGCCGTTGGCGGTGGCGATGCGGTCGCTGCCGCCGATGGCCCGGATAGCCGCTTTGAGCCGCTCGTCTGAGTAGTCGCGGCGGGTGATAGCCTGAATAGCGCGCTGCCAGATGGAATCGTCGTCGGCGGTGACGGCGTGCGCCGACAGTTCGGAGGCCCGGTTAATGTAGATGTTCCTGATGCTGTGCGGGTTGGATAGCGGGTAGGTTTTCCCGCTCGTGTTCGTACCCTTCCCCCAACAAAACGCAATCGAGGCGTCAACCACTACCCGCGCCATTTCTTCATCGCCGCCAACCCGGTTCAAGATGGCGCTCAGCGTTGGTTTCCAAT
Protein-coding sequences here:
- a CDS encoding replicative DNA helicase; its protein translation is MNIDEYQPPCDVEAEQAVLGSLLIDPDAYYDVAEILEPTSFYRPPHQWIYEAIGNLYGRSEPLDLLTLSAELRRIERLEDSGDQPYILDLLNTVPTSINVAHYAGIVAEKAARRRLIHAAGQVAKVAYNQALPIDEAFASAEAAVFDAGNNANRGTVLSPRRYMSDYIDSFMADVVSTDTPRIIGSGLLDLDRFLGGFERPHQYLIAGRTSMGKSSLALGIALHAAMKQGKRVLLFSLEMSQEQITNRLVSLMTRIPVERLKPARRRELSTQDQALVMKAGGKLADSSIYIDATAGIRPSDVRARASRIFAAHGLDMVIVDHMHIMPANQPTGNEVQDLGAIAIDLANIYKSLNVVGLTLAQLNRGVDARAIKRPMLSDLRQSGQIEENAYAVLFIHRDSYYDDTAPVTDAEVIIAKNRDGATGSVTIGWKPEMATFVSRAHPGMETL